The Alistipes megaguti sequence GTCACATCCGTCCGGGGATCTCGACCCTGGAGTTGGACCGGATCGCTGAAGAGTTTATCCGGGCTCACGGAGCAGTCCCCGCTTTCCTCGGATACGAAGGATACCCGGCGTCGTTGTGCATTTCGGTCAACGAGCAGGTAGTCCACGGTATCCCGTCTTCGAAATGCGTCCTTAAGGAGGGCGACATCGTTTCGATCGATTGTGGTACGTTTATGAAGGGGTTTGTTGGTGATTCGGCGTATACGTTCGCCGTAGGCGAGGTGTCGGAGGATGTACGACAGCTCATGGAGGTCACCAAAGAGGCTCTTTATAAAGGTACGGCACAGGCCAAGGCCGGCAACCGCGTGGGCGACGTGTCGGCGGCCGTGCAGGAGTACTCCGAAAGTTTCGGCTACGGAGTGGTGCGCGAACTGGAGGGACACGGACTGG is a genomic window containing:
- the map gene encoding type I methionyl aminopeptidase, which gives rise to MIHLKTDEEIELLRENNILVSKTLAEVGRHIRPGISTLELDRIAEEFIRAHGAVPAFLGYEGYPASLCISVNEQVVHGIPSSKCVLKEGDIVSIDCGTFMKGFVGDSAYTFAVGEVSEDVRQLMEVTKEALYKGTAQAKAGNRVGDVSAAVQEYSESFGYGVVRELEGHGLGRKMHEDPGVPNYGARGRGPLLREGMVICIEPMITLGNKAVVFERDGWTVRTRDRKPAAHYEFAVAIRKSGPDVLTDFRIIEQAINN